The proteins below are encoded in one region of Gambusia affinis linkage group LG07, SWU_Gaff_1.0, whole genome shotgun sequence:
- the znfx1 gene encoding NFX1-type zinc finger-containing protein 1 isoform X2, whose product MEKLPFRSGRRGTHNGQNENGQHENGHGQRGRGRGRLQGDRVREQEVRRRAQSQEHSQRDADRQRGGARGGARGGGRGGHRGGGAERLRFGGGRNEQPGGAERQVMRAGAEGTGARRGGHNGDRREGRDGTDPSPRKLGYKTLEDLSKQEPSVVAITLSSNPGFRALLGETPMRPDLVQLICLVVSKAFTSRTDRGTLQHLANIIKESKFLSITLLHYVGGMMSDSNQTRRAQFPQHLEYITAILLEVLSIFPASSVNTVNMLVTLLQASINTLRASGVDFLPKVEEKMETLTGLIAHLQEKSREGTLRTDKDTYGLLTNVDDNEGEEQEDFRNIPLYPTPEEFHQNHKPFLRQNLTSRRYTNTHLYLDTHFRLLREDFVRPLREGIQQLLQDQMAMGRNDNPLKKKRFDDIRVYFSTYLVVPKCTHTGLAYIVQFDVQPLKFVRWQNSKRLLFGSLVCLSYDNFESFLFATVSDRDPKYLEKGQVQITFTEESRVKLARIQKNQLFLMVETTAYFEAYRYVLEGLKEQTEDDLPFQRYIVECSTDVLPPAYLRRRDVYDLSDVAKPEHKNSIRPFNSLDVDAWPDMEELGLDESQMKAFQLALTKELAIIQGPPGTGKTYVGLKIAQALLTNKDLWNNTNSAPMLVVCYTNHALDQFLEGIHKFLKNGIVRVGGRSNSEILKQFNLRQLTHSQHFKRTLPTHLRTAYNQIYRQLCDEERAIKSQSLKLECSLKGVMRETFLQRFMLERHWMNLNSPPMEDGFEIKKKPNLMMEWLGLGSTPFQQRESETANGNEEEAMEEEEDLIEIEEEAELIQAERMIEDGWTIGPRAGRDDKKKRNMEEDVRKVEELMLAMNLDNVDTRAEQNEKVWEVQKHQRKKMKQKVRHELGLSSDMTDQQEENVFDVWSLNLKDRWRLYRLWVSRYRIEVRTKALESEEAYQNAVDRMADVKRQENLHVLREATVIGMTTTGAAKFRKALQEVRPCLVIVEEAAEVLEAHTITTLSRACQHLILIGDHQQLRPSATVFELAKNFNLEMSMFERLVNMELPFVRLNYQHRMRPDIARLLTPHIYSALENHPSVFEYENIKGLNTNLFFLEHNHLEEEIKDGKSHQNTHEAKFVVALCQYLLLQEYKPEQITILTTYTGQLHCLRKQMPASVFSGVKVHVVDKYQGEENDIILLSLVRSNPQGKVGFLNIPNRVCVALSRAKKGLYCIGNSGILSTVKLWSNIFHTLREKEQVGRALTLCCQNHPNRQIKASKADDFNDAPEGGCTQPCEFRLDCGHVCTRACHPYDPDHKEFNCTKKCEKILCNEGHKCTLTCHEICPKKCPVKVEKIIPQCQHTQMVPCHQDPGTFICGEPCMKLLPCGHRCDSVCGRSCSTRCIVTVTLKLRCGHNQQGPCFYKTSTEQPECKVPCKHQLKCGHDCHGTCSKCYQGRYHAPCPQRCERLLICSHKCTEPCTRDCPPCRKPCENCCVHSKCKRECGQSCAPCIEPCNWQCPHQSCSKLCHEPCDRPPCTEPCRKTLDCGHPCIGLCGDKCPTKCRFCDHDDVLEIFFGTEDEPDARFIQLEDCGHIFESTAMDQWMSEVNQGPEEQQVAIKLKECPRCKTPIRKNLRYGSHVNRSLAEIEMVKKKINGRESDIVEQRKILKNQWVENQKICQIYIPKEDNEIQAKLEKTYLTASDLWILENKIDFLIRVAKLLKVRNKKMLFTDGYKFRQGVNQFMSWLNNTSQKFTDQQVFDLQRELQRLNLLAELNVRCHIADTKDQMRKMQSEVQEIRHALEMPGQFTDQDQLNVKEALKSLDEKFPATGLGISEEERKMIVSAMRMPPGHWHKCPNGHVYVITECGGANQRAKCPDCKASIGGENHTLDSGNRVATEMDGSQHSAWSEANNLLNFDPHDF is encoded by the exons ATGGAAAAGCTGCCTTTTAGGTCAGGCAGAAGAGGGACTCATAATG gtcaaaatgaaaatggacaACATGAAAATGGACATGGACAAAGAGGACGAGGACGAGGAAGGTTGCAGGGAGACAGAGTGAGAGAGCAAGAGGTCAGAAGAAGAGCACAAAGTCAGGAGCACAGTCAAAGAgatgcagacagacagagaggtgGCGCGAGAGGAGGAgcgagaggaggagggagaggtgGTCATAGAGGGGGAGGTGCTGAAAGGCTGAGATTTGGAGGAGGCAGAAATGAACAGCCAGGTGGTGCTGAAAGACAAGTAATGAGAGCAGGGGCAGAAGGAACTGGTGCAAGGAGAGGAGGACACAATGGAGACAGAAGGGAAGGCAGAGATGGGACAGATCCAAGTCCCCGTAAACTGGGTTATAAAACACTGGAAGACCTCTCCAAACAGGAACCCTCTGTTGTGGCCATTACGCTCTCCTCAAATCCTGGCTTTCGAGCGCTGCTTGGTGAGACACCAATGAGACCAGACCTTGTCCAACTTATCTGCTTGGTGGTGAGCAAAGCCTTCACTTCAAGGACAGACAGAGGCACCCTGCAGCACCTGGCTAACATCATAAAAGAGTCAAAGTTCTTAAGCATCACCCTGCTTCACTATGTGGGAGGCATGATGTCTGACTCCAACCAGACCCGCAGAGCACAATTCCCACAGCATCTGGAATACATCACAGCCATTCTTTTAGAG GTGCTTAGTATCTTCCCCGCAAGCTCTGTCAATACAGTGAATATGTTAGTGACTTTGCTCCAAGCCTCTATAAACACCCTGAGGGCATCAGGTGTAGACTTCCTGCCTAAAGTAGAGGAAAAAATGGAAACTCTCACGGGTCTAATAGCTCATCTCCAGGAGAAATCGAGGGAAGGTACCCTCCGTACAGACAAGGACACTTATGGTCTTCTGACTAATGTTGATGATAACGAAG GTGAAGAACAGGAAGATTTCAGAAACATACCACTCTACCCAACTCCTGAGGAGTTCCATCAGAACCACAAACCATTTCTCAGACAAAACCTTACTTCCCGAAGATACACAAACACCCACCTTTACCTTGATACACACTTCCGGCTGCTTAGGGAGGACTTTGTGCGACCGCTTCGTGAGGGAATTCAACAGTTGCTCCAGGACCAGATGGCCATGGGAAGGAACGATAACCCATTGAAGAAGAAGCGCTTTGATGACATTCGTGTGTATTTTTCCACATATCTGGTGGTGCCCAAGTGCACACACACTGGTCTTGCCTACATTGTCCAGTTTGATGTTCAGCCACTTAAG TTTGTGCGATGGCAGAACTCTAAGAGGCTGCTCTTTGGTTCCCTGGTCTGTCTGTCATATGACAACTTTGAGAGCTTCTTGTTTGCCACAGTGTCTGATCGGGATCCAAAATACTTGGAGAAAGGGCAGGTCCAGATTACCTTTACAGAGGAAAGTAGGGTGAAGTTGGCCAGAATACAG AAAAATCAGTTGTTTCTGATGGTTGAGACGACTGCATACTTTGAGGCTTATCGATATGTTTTGGAAGGCTTAAAGGAGCAAACTGAGGATGATTTGCCCTTTCAGAG ATACATTGTGGAGTGTTCCACTGATGTGCTACCACCAGCATACCTACGAAGACGGGATGTTTATGACCTCTCAGATGTTGCCAAACctgaacacaaaaacagcatAAGGCCCTTTAACAGCCTGGATGTAGATGCCTGGCCTGACATGGAAGAATTGGGCTTGGATGAATCTCAGATGAAAGCCTTTCAGCTTGCCCTCACCAAGGAATTGGCAATCATACAAGGACCACCCGGCACTG gaAAAACCTATGTTGGGCTAAAGATTGCTCAGGCTCTGTTGACCAATAAGGATCTGTGGAACAACACCAATTCAGCTCCAATGCTGGTTGTATGCTATACTAATCATGCTCTGGATCAGTTCCTAGAAG GAATTCACAAATTTCTGAAGAATGGCATTGTGCGAGTAGGAGGTCGCAGCAACAGCGAGATTCTGAAACAGTTCAATCTGCGTCAGCTGACCCACTCACAGCATTTCAAACGCACTCTACCGACACACCTTCGTACTGCATACAATCAG atctaTCGGCAACTGTGTGACGAGGAAAGGGCAATCAAAAGCCAAAGCTTGAAGTTAGAGTGTTCTCTCAAAGGTGTGATGCGTGAAACCTTCCTCCAGAGATTTATGTTAGAAAGACATTGGATGAATCTCAACTCCCCCCCT ATGGAGGATGgctttgagataaaaaaaaaacccaatctGATGATGGAGTGGTTGGGTTTGGGATCGACTCCCTTCCAGCAGAGGGAGTCGGAGACTGCAAATGGAAACGAAG AGGAAGcaatggaggaggaagaagaccTCATTGAAATTGAAGAGGAGGCTGAGTTGATCCAAGCAGAGCGGATGATTGAAGATGGCTGGACAATTGGTCCCAGAGCTGGCAGagatgacaaaaagaaaaggaacatGGAGGAGGATGTCAGGAAAGTGGAAGAACTGATGCTGGCTATGAACCTGGACAACGTTGACACAAGGGCTGAGCAGAATGAAAAAGTCTGGGAG GTGCAAAAGCACCAAAGGAAAAAGATGAAGCAAAAAGTCAGACACGAGCTTGGGCTGAGCTCGGATATGACTGACCAGCAGGAGGAGAATGTTTTTGACGTTTGGAGTCTTAATCTGAAAGACAGATGGAGACTTTACCG GTTGTGGGTTTCGCGCTACAGAATAGAGGTCCGTACCAAAGCCCTGGAGTCTGAGGAGGCATATCAAAACGCAGTGGACAGAATGGCTGATGTTAAACGACAGGAGAACCTTCATGTCCTCAGGGAAGCAACG GTTATTGGCATGACAACAACTGGGGCAGCCAAGTTCCGTAAAGCTCTGCAGGAAGTACGTCCGTGTCTTGTGATTGTTGAAGAGGctgcagaggttctggaagCCCACACCATCACTACACTGAGCAGAGCCTGCCAACACCTCATCCTCATTGGAGACCACCAGCAG CTGAGACCCAGTGCCACAGTTTTTGAGCTTGCTAAAAACTTCAACCTGGAAATGTCCATGTTTGAGAGGCTGGTGAACATGGAACTGCCTTTTGTGAGACTTAACtatcag CATCGTATGAGGCCGGATATTGCTCGTCTTCTGACCCCACACATTTACTCTGCATTGGAAAACCATCCCTCTGTATTTGAGTATGAAAACATCAAG GGCCTGAACACAAATCTATTCTTTTTGGAACACAACCACCTAGAGGAAGAGATCAAAGATGGAAAAAGCCATCAGAATACTCATGAGGCAAAGTTTGTTGTTGCTCTGTGCCAGTACCTCCTCCTCCAAGAGTACAAACCAGAACAAATTACAATACTTACAACCTATACTGGCCAGCTTCACTGCTTGCGGAAACAAATGCCTGCCAGTGTCTTCTCCGGGGTCAAAGTACATGTGGTAGACAAGTATCAGGGCGaagaaaatgacattattttgtTGTCTCTTGTACGTAGCAACCCGCAAGGAAAAGTTGGTTTTTTGAACATTCCCAATCGGGTCTGTGTAGCTTTGTCACGTGCTAAGAAAGGACTTTACTGTATTGGCAACAGTGGGATCCTTAGCACGGTTAAACTGTGGAGCAACATCTTCCACACCTTGAGGGAGAAGGAGCAGGTTGGAAGAGCTCTGACGCTGTGTTGCCAGAATCATCCAAATCGACAGATCAAGGCTTCCAAAGCGGATGATTTCAATGATGCACCTGAGGGGGGATGCACCCAACCTTGCGAGTTTCGTTTGGATTGTGGCCATGTTTGTACTAGAGCCTGTCATCCTTATGACCCAGACCACAAGGAGTTTAACTGTACCAAGAAGTGTGAGAAGATCTTATGTAATGAGGGACACAAGTGCACACTTACATGTCATGAAATATGTCCAAAGAAATGTCCGGTGAAGGTTGAGAAGATCATACCTCAGTGTCAGCACACACAAATGGTTCCTTGCCACCAGGATCCAGGGACATTTATATGTGGGGAGCCTTGCATGAAGCTGCTTCCCTGTGGACATCGCTGCGATTCAGTCTGCGGACGCTCTTGCAGCACTAGGTGCATAGTGACAGTCACATTAAAGCTTCGTTGTGGACACAACCAGCAAGGACCATGCTTTTACAAAACAAGCACAGAGCAGCCTGAATGTAAGGTGCCATGTAAGCACCAGTTAAAATGTGGACATGACTGTCACGGTACGTGTAGCAAGTGTTACCAGGGGCGCTATCACGCCCCCTGCCCTCAACGATGTGAACGTCTTCTGATCTGCTCTCACAAGTGTACAGAACCCTGTACCCGTGATTGCCCACCCTGTCGGAAACCCTGTGAGAACTGCTGTGTTCACAGTAAGTGTAAGAGGGAGTGTGGCCAATCATGTGCTCCTTGCATTGAGCCCTGTAACTGGCAATGCCCTCACCAAAGCTGCAGTAAGCTTTGCCACGAGCCATGCGATCGCCCACCATGCACTGAACCTTGTAGAAAGACCCTAGATTGTGGCCACCCATGCATTGGTCTTTGCGGAGACAAATGCCCAACCAAATGTCGCTTTTGCGACCATGATGACgtcttagagattttctttGGCACTGAAGATGAACCCGATGCTCGTTTTATTCAGCTCGAGGACTGCGGACACATCTTTGAATCCACAGCTATGGACCAGTGGATGTCTGAAGTCAACCAAGGACCTGAAGAACAGCAGGTAGCAATAAAGCTAAAAGAATGTCCCAGGTGTAAAACTCCAATACGTAAGAATCTGCGCTATGGATCACATGTCAACCGCAGTCTGGCTGAGATAGAGATGGTAAAGAAGAAGATAAATGGAAGAGAGTCTGATATTGTGGAACAAAGAAAGATTCTTAAAAATCAGTGGgttgaaaatcagaaaatttgtCAAATATATATACCAAAGGAGGATAATGAGATCCAAGCAAAACTTGAAAAAACTTACCTCACGGCAAGTGATCTGTGGATCCTGGAGAACAAGATTGATTTTCTGATAAGAGTTGCGAAACTTCTAAAAGTtcgaaacaaaaaaatgttattcacaGATGGTTACAAGTTTCGACAGGGTGTCAATCAGTTCATGTCGTGGCTCAATAACACAAGCCAAAAATTCACAGATCAACAAGTCTTTGATTTGCAGAGAGAGCTACAGAGACTCAACTTACTGGCTGAACTCAATGTCCGCTGTCACATTGCAGATACAAAAGACCAGATGAGGAAAATGCAGTCTGAAGTTCAAGAAATCAGACATGCTTTGGAAATGCCTGGCCAGTTCACTGATCAAGATCAGCTAAATGTGAAAGAAGCCCTGAAGAGTCTGGATGAAAAATTTCCAGCCACAGGCTTAGGGATCAGTGAGGAAGAGCGAAAGATGATTGTCTCAGCAATGCGAATGCCTCCGGGCCACTGGCACAAATGTCCCAATGGCCATGTCTATGTCATTACAGAGTGTGGAGGAGCTAATCAGAGAGCAAAATGTCCTGACTGCAAAGCATCTATTGGTGGAGAAAACCATACATTGGACAGTGGCAACAGAGTTGCCACAGAAATGGATGGATCCCAGCATAGTGCCTGGTCTGAAGCTAATAATcttctgaactttgacccacATGACTTCTAA